The genomic stretch TTCATTGCACAGTGACAGGCCAGATGGCTAGAAGGCCAAATTACCTTGAGCAGTTTTTAACGTTCTGGTCTGAAAGGTCGGAGGTTAATACGATTTGGTTTAGCCTTTTTACACCCCAAAAAAATGCTCGGGCAGAAGAGATTCTTACGCCGGAGGAACGGGCAAGAGTAGTGAACGAGCTTGCCGGGTTACGAGATCGATTTCCGAAACTGGATATGTCGGATTCAGTGGTTGAAGGATACCTTGATCCCCCAAGATCACCGAGTGAATGTGTTTTTGCTCGAGCTAACCTTAGCGTCACAGCAGATTTAAGAAACAGAATAACACCCTGTCAGTTAGGGGGAGAACCCGATTGTTCTCAATGCGGGTGTATGGCGTCGGCCGGCATGAAATCGGTAGGTGAATACCGAGTAATGGGATTCGTACCTTTGAGATCAATTTTTGAAGTATCTGAACGCATAGGAAAGGGCGTTAAAAAAGTTATGGGGAGGGAACTTTATTGAGCGCTGTAACTGCATATTGGGCGACGCGCGTGATAAATCGCAGCCCAGGAAAGGTCTTCTCAAACCGTACGCCGGACTTGACTGGTAGTGTTCCTAGGATCTAATGCGATTGGTCGTACGAAGAAAGGCAAAAAGCGTTTGCATGTTGGCCAAGTAAACATCTTAATATAGGGGGAAGAAATAATGATAAAAATTAGCGTCTTTTATCCGAATGAGGAAGGGAAAGGATTTGACATGGAGTA from Thermodesulfobacteriota bacterium encodes the following:
- a CDS encoding radical SAM protein, which codes for MGYTKDAFRAWGRILTGYYPFLAIEITRACPLSCPGCYAYEPQHLHQLGPLIELSDYKGQRLIDGVLNLVQQYRPVYVSIVGGEPLVRYRELDAILPEISKQGITTMVVTSAVREIPKSWSGIERLRLAVSIDGLQPEHDVRRAPATYDRILKSISHHTITVHCTVTGQMARRPNYLEQFLTFWSERSEVNTIWFSLFTPQKNARAEEILTPEERARVVNELAGLRDRFPKLDMSDSVVEGYLDPPRSPSECVFARANLSVTADLRNRITPCQLGGEPDCSQCGCMASAGMKSVGEYRVMGFVPLRSIFEVSERIGKGVKKVMGRELY